The Arachis ipaensis cultivar K30076 chromosome B07, Araip1.1, whole genome shotgun sequence genome includes a window with the following:
- the LOC107608925 gene encoding serine/threonine-protein kinase PBL27 isoform X1: MGGCFPCFGSSNKEESGGGGLKKEVAKKESFKESSAPQVHHPSRVSSDKSKSRCSSDPKKETPLPKDGPTAHIAAQTFTFRELAAATKNFRPECLLGEGGFGRVYKGRLENTGQVVAVKQLDRNGLQGNREFLVEVLMLSLLHHPNLVNLIGYCADGDQRLLVYEFMPLGSLEDHLHGFSKKFLTPSLFPDLPPDKEPLDWNTRMKIAAGAAKGLEYLHDKANPPVIYRDLKSSNILLDEGYHPKLSDFGLAKLGPVGDKTHVSTRVMGTYGYCAPEYAMTGQLTLKSDVYSFGVVFLELITGRKAIDNTRAHGEHNLVAWARPLFKDRRKFPKMADPLLQGRYPMRGLYQALAVAAMCLQEQAATRPLIGDVVTALTYLASQTYEPNVANQSNRLGPSTPRSRDDRRSMIDGVDSPDRGRLGSPSTHRNSPDYRRRDNRELSVGTELGRSVSGSGGSGRKWGLDDLERQDSRRDSPVNTARARETPRNRDLDRERAVAEAKVWGENWREKKRANAMGSFDATNE; the protein is encoded by the exons ATGGGTGGGTGTTTTCCTTGTTTTGGATCATCCAACAAGGaggaaagtggtggtggtgggttgAAGAAGGAAGTGGCAAAAAAGGAATCTTTCAAGGAATCATCAGCTCCTCAGGTTCATCACCCCAGCAGGGTTAGCTCAG ATAAATCAAAGTCACGTTGTAGCTCAGATCCTAAGAAGGAAACACCACTTCCGAAGGATGGGCCAACTGCTCATATTGCTGCTCAAACATTTACATTCCGAGAGCTTGCAGCTGCTACAAAGAATTTTAGGCCAGAATGTTTACTTGGGGAAGGAGGTTTTGGGCGCGTTTACAAGGGTCGGCTTGAGAACACAGGACAG GTAGTTGCTGTAAAGCAACTTGATCGAAATGGTCTTCAAGGGAATCGGGAGTTTTTGGTGGAGGTTCTCATGCTTAGTCTCTTACATCACCCTAATCTGGTGAACTTAATCGGTTATTGTGCTGATGGTGATCAGCGGCTCCTTGtttatgaattcatgccattggGATCTTTGGAGGATCATTTACATG GTTTCAGCAAGAAATTTCTGACTCCGAGTCTCTTTCCAGATCTCCCTCCTGACAAGGAGCCTCTGGACTGGAACACTAGGATGAAAATAGCAGCTGGTGCAGCAAAGGGATTGGAATATTTGCATGACAAGGCAAACCCCCCTGTGATATATAGAGACTTAAAATCTTCTAACATCCTTCTAGATGAGGGTTATCATCCCAAGTTATCGGATTTTGGACTAGCTAAACTTGGTCCTGTTGGTGACAAGACACATGTATCCACACGAGTAATGGGAACATATGGTTATTGTGCACCAGAATATGCTATGACTGGTCAACTCACTCTGAAGTCCGATGTTTACAGCTTTGGAGTTGTGTTCCTTGAACTTATTACGGGGCGCAAGGCTATTGACAATACACGTGCACATGGAGAGCATAATCTTGTTGCTTGG GCCCGGCCTCTTTTCAAAGATCGTAGAAAGTTCCCCAAAATGGCTGATCCTCTACTCCAAGGCCGATATCCAATGCGAGGACTGTACCAAGCATTGGCAGTTGCAGCAATGTGCTTGCAGGAACAAGCTGCCACAAGGCCTCTTATTGGGGATGTCGTAACTGCTCTCACATATCTGGCCTCCCAGACATATGAACCAAATGTAGCCAATCAGTCCAACAGACTCGGTCCATCGACCCCCCGGAGCAGGGATGACAGAAGGAGCATGATAGATGGTGTGGATAGCCCAGACCGGGGGCGTCTCGGCTCCCCTTCCACCCACAGAAACTCACCTGATTACAGGAGGAGAGACAATAGGGAACTGAGTGTTGGGACAGAGTTAGGCAGGAGTGTCTCTGGCAGTGGTGGGTCGGGGAGGAAATGGGGACTGGATGATTTAGAAAGGCAAGATTCTCGTAGAGACAGCCCTGTAAATACTGCAAGAGCTAGGGAGACTCCAAGGAACCGTGACCTAGACAGGGAACGCGCTGTTGCAGAAGCGAAAGTATGGGGTGAGAATTGGAGGGAAAAGAAGAGAGCAAATGCCATGGGAAGCTTTGATGCCACAAATGAGTGA
- the LOC107608925 gene encoding serine/threonine-protein kinase PBL27 isoform X2: MGGCFPCFGSSNKEESGGGGLKKEVAKKESFKESSAPQVHHPSRVSSDKSKSRCSSDPKKETPLPKDGPTAHIAAQTFTFRELAAATKNFRPECLLGEGGFGRVYKGRLENTGQVVAVKQLDRNGLQGNREFLVEVLMLSLLHHPNLVNLIGYCADGDQRLLVYEFMPLGSLEDHLHDLPPDKEPLDWNTRMKIAAGAAKGLEYLHDKANPPVIYRDLKSSNILLDEGYHPKLSDFGLAKLGPVGDKTHVSTRVMGTYGYCAPEYAMTGQLTLKSDVYSFGVVFLELITGRKAIDNTRAHGEHNLVAWARPLFKDRRKFPKMADPLLQGRYPMRGLYQALAVAAMCLQEQAATRPLIGDVVTALTYLASQTYEPNVANQSNRLGPSTPRSRDDRRSMIDGVDSPDRGRLGSPSTHRNSPDYRRRDNRELSVGTELGRSVSGSGGSGRKWGLDDLERQDSRRDSPVNTARARETPRNRDLDRERAVAEAKVWGENWREKKRANAMGSFDATNE, translated from the exons ATGGGTGGGTGTTTTCCTTGTTTTGGATCATCCAACAAGGaggaaagtggtggtggtgggttgAAGAAGGAAGTGGCAAAAAAGGAATCTTTCAAGGAATCATCAGCTCCTCAGGTTCATCACCCCAGCAGGGTTAGCTCAG ATAAATCAAAGTCACGTTGTAGCTCAGATCCTAAGAAGGAAACACCACTTCCGAAGGATGGGCCAACTGCTCATATTGCTGCTCAAACATTTACATTCCGAGAGCTTGCAGCTGCTACAAAGAATTTTAGGCCAGAATGTTTACTTGGGGAAGGAGGTTTTGGGCGCGTTTACAAGGGTCGGCTTGAGAACACAGGACAG GTAGTTGCTGTAAAGCAACTTGATCGAAATGGTCTTCAAGGGAATCGGGAGTTTTTGGTGGAGGTTCTCATGCTTAGTCTCTTACATCACCCTAATCTGGTGAACTTAATCGGTTATTGTGCTGATGGTGATCAGCGGCTCCTTGtttatgaattcatgccattggGATCTTTGGAGGATCATTTACATG ATCTCCCTCCTGACAAGGAGCCTCTGGACTGGAACACTAGGATGAAAATAGCAGCTGGTGCAGCAAAGGGATTGGAATATTTGCATGACAAGGCAAACCCCCCTGTGATATATAGAGACTTAAAATCTTCTAACATCCTTCTAGATGAGGGTTATCATCCCAAGTTATCGGATTTTGGACTAGCTAAACTTGGTCCTGTTGGTGACAAGACACATGTATCCACACGAGTAATGGGAACATATGGTTATTGTGCACCAGAATATGCTATGACTGGTCAACTCACTCTGAAGTCCGATGTTTACAGCTTTGGAGTTGTGTTCCTTGAACTTATTACGGGGCGCAAGGCTATTGACAATACACGTGCACATGGAGAGCATAATCTTGTTGCTTGG GCCCGGCCTCTTTTCAAAGATCGTAGAAAGTTCCCCAAAATGGCTGATCCTCTACTCCAAGGCCGATATCCAATGCGAGGACTGTACCAAGCATTGGCAGTTGCAGCAATGTGCTTGCAGGAACAAGCTGCCACAAGGCCTCTTATTGGGGATGTCGTAACTGCTCTCACATATCTGGCCTCCCAGACATATGAACCAAATGTAGCCAATCAGTCCAACAGACTCGGTCCATCGACCCCCCGGAGCAGGGATGACAGAAGGAGCATGATAGATGGTGTGGATAGCCCAGACCGGGGGCGTCTCGGCTCCCCTTCCACCCACAGAAACTCACCTGATTACAGGAGGAGAGACAATAGGGAACTGAGTGTTGGGACAGAGTTAGGCAGGAGTGTCTCTGGCAGTGGTGGGTCGGGGAGGAAATGGGGACTGGATGATTTAGAAAGGCAAGATTCTCGTAGAGACAGCCCTGTAAATACTGCAAGAGCTAGGGAGACTCCAAGGAACCGTGACCTAGACAGGGAACGCGCTGTTGCAGAAGCGAAAGTATGGGGTGAGAATTGGAGGGAAAAGAAGAGAGCAAATGCCATGGGAAGCTTTGATGCCACAAATGAGTGA
- the LOC110262385 gene encoding aldehyde oxidase GLOX1-like isoform X2 → MPQPRLLHDMLILPTGQILIINGAKHGCAGFDNARNASLEPYPPKRYLGKGSTLLPDGRVLVGGGNPHPRYIFRNVAYPTELRLQAFVPHYMDKRYHNKRPMNLTIEYGNQIGYGKEFRVKFMVVKKGQISNNTVTFSECNFGSTTIIFCCTFWLLLAHCC, encoded by the exons ATGCCGCAACCGCGCCTCCTCCATGACATGCTGATTCTCCCAACTGGCCAAATTTTGATCATCAATGGAGCAAAACATGGTTGTGCAGGGTTTGACAATGCAAGAAATGCTTCTCTTGAACCATACCCCCCAAAAAGATACTTGGGAAAAGGTTCAACCCTTCTTCCTGATGGAAGGGTCTTGGTTGGTGGTGGCAACCCTCATCCAAG GTACATATTTCGCAATGTGGCATACCCAACAGAATTGAGACTCCAAGCATTTGTTCCACACTACATGGACAAGAGGTACCATAACAAGAGGCCTATGAACTTAACCATAGAATATGGTAATCAAATTGGGTACGGTAAAGAGTTTAGAGTGAAGTTTATGGTGGTTAAGAAGGGGCAAATTAGTAATAATACTGTAACGTTCAGTGAATGCAATTTTGGAAGCACCACCATCATCTTTTGTTGCACCTTCTGGTTACTACTTGCTCACTGTTGTTAA
- the LOC110262385 gene encoding aldehyde oxidase GLOX1-like isoform X1, whose translation MEYMPQPRLLHDMLILPTGQILIINGAKHGCAGFDNARNASLEPYPPKRYLGKGSTLLPDGRVLVGGGNPHPRYIFRNVAYPTELRLQAFVPHYMDKRYHNKRPMNLTIEYGNQIGYGKEFRVKFMVVKKGQISNNTVTFSECNFGSTTIIFCCTFWLLLAHCC comes from the exons ATGGAGTACATGCCGCAACCGCGCCTCCTCCATGACATGCTGATTCTCCCAACTGGCCAAATTTTGATCATCAATGGAGCAAAACATGGTTGTGCAGGGTTTGACAATGCAAGAAATGCTTCTCTTGAACCATACCCCCCAAAAAGATACTTGGGAAAAGGTTCAACCCTTCTTCCTGATGGAAGGGTCTTGGTTGGTGGTGGCAACCCTCATCCAAG GTACATATTTCGCAATGTGGCATACCCAACAGAATTGAGACTCCAAGCATTTGTTCCACACTACATGGACAAGAGGTACCATAACAAGAGGCCTATGAACTTAACCATAGAATATGGTAATCAAATTGGGTACGGTAAAGAGTTTAGAGTGAAGTTTATGGTGGTTAAGAAGGGGCAAATTAGTAATAATACTGTAACGTTCAGTGAATGCAATTTTGGAAGCACCACCATCATCTTTTGTTGCACCTTCTGGTTACTACTTGCTCACTGTTGTTAA
- the LOC107606402 gene encoding aldehyde oxidase GLOX-like, with translation MALTNRNTVIMFDQTGAGQSGYKLRKRYNGTWCTTSHNDLVDPTCYAHSVEYDIAANKVRPLRLDTDTWSSSGSFLSNGTLLQTGGYGNGAKSIRFCRPCDGGGGKNLTCGWIQSKKTLFDERWYASSKKLAEHDRVVVVGGRNVFTYEFVPKINHEEKSFALPFLHQTNDKNSGGDNLYPFLHLSSDGNLFIFANRDSILLNARRNWVIKTFPRIPGHGSRNYPSSGSSVMLPLHHKHKFQKVEVMVCGGSTTGAFRAANKGMFLEGLRSCGRMVITGES, from the coding sequence ATGGCATTGACCAATCGGAACACGGTTATAATGTTTGACCAAACCGGAGCCGGCCAATCAGGTTACAAATTAAGAAAACGCTACAATGGAACATGGTGCACCACAAGTCACAATGATCTTGTGGATCCTACATGCTATGCACACTCAGTAGAGTATGACATTGCTGCTAACAAAGTTAGGCCTTTGAGGCTTGACACTGATACATGGTCTTCCTCTGGTTCATTTCTTAGCAATGGAACACTATTGCAAACTGGTGGATATGGCAATGGAGCTAAAAGCATAAGATTCTGTAGACCCTGTGATGGTGGTGGAGGAAAGAATCTTACATGTGGGTGGATTCAATCAAAGAAGACCCTTTTTGATGAACGGTGGTATGCTTCTAGTAAAAAACTCGCAGAACATGAcagagttgttgttgttggtggaAGAAACGTATTCACATATGAATTTGTACCAAAAATTAATCATGAAGAAAAATCTTTTGCTCTTCcattcttgcaccaaaccaatgACAAAAATTCAGGAGGGGACAATCTCTATCCTTTTCTTCATTTATCATCTGATGGGAACTTGTTCATTTTCGCAAACCGTGATTCGATCCTGCTCAACGCGAGAAGGAACTGGGTGATCAAGACATTCCCTCGGATCCCTGGACACGGATCAAGAAACTATCCAAGTTCAGGCTCATCTGTGATGCTACCTTTACATCATAAGCACAAGTTCCAAAAGGTGGAAGTTATGGTATGTGGTGGTTCTACTACTGGGGCATTCAGGGCTGCTAACAAGGGCATGTTCCTAGAAGGCTTAAGATCATGTGGGAGAATGGTAATTACAGGTGAGAGTTAG